Proteins encoded by one window of Crassostrea angulata isolate pt1a10 chromosome 9, ASM2561291v2, whole genome shotgun sequence:
- the LOC128162619 gene encoding uncharacterized protein LOC128162619 — MDPRHSAQDVVSCHLCEAHVPPYFCDICQINLCKTCAGEHLLDESQVVHRVLPITQRRSTPNYPKCSKHVTKHCELHCEQCDIPICVHCVSSGEHLGHRAVDILENFERLKEKLRNDLQELEESIYPKYQEIASNIPVQIAELNQNAKKLKSEISKRGEDWHKEIDTIINKMQSDVNEVESKQLTVLNELRDEINDTMSDITKNIADLKKILDSNDVYRNSEYKSNIAKFKTQSTTSKRNVSLPIFTFQMINTDELFKKFGSLLAPSKMESIIPAEISALDRPLLDVPKIITTIDTRSTTIRLQYVACLNDEAIWTKWDFNSIDLYDRNGKLLRSIQTKSGYTPVDIAVTKSGSLVYTDVFRHTVNIERRSQIEDLIRISGKPLSICSTSSEDLLVMVKDWTNKTKVVRYSGSTIKQSIQFDNKNQPLYSSGEIQNICENKNLDICVADWGGCAVVVVNLDGNFRFRYNCFTSTTNKPFKPYGIVTDSQSCILVGDSRVSFCIQILDKDGQFIRNIDCGLLHPMGLCVDSRDNLFVAEDRTGKIKKIQYYT; from the coding sequence ATGGATCCTCGCCACAGTGCTCAGGATGTCGTAAGTTGTCATCTATGTGAGGCACATGTTCCTCCGTATTTCTGTGACATTTGTCAAATCAATCTATGCAAGACCTGTGCTGGGGAGCATTTACTGGACGAGTCCCAAGTAGTACATAGGGTGTTGCCAATTACACAAAGAAGATCTACTCCAAATTATCCTAAATGTTCAAAGCATGTCACAAAACATTGTGAACTccactgtgaacaatgtgacattcctatttgtgtgCACTGTGTTTCATCCGGTGAACACCTAGGACATCGAGCTGTTGATATATTAGAAAACTTTGAAAGGTTGAAAGAAAAGTTGAGAAATGATTTACAAGAATTAGAGGAATCGATATATCCTAAATATCAAGAGATTGCATCTAATATTCCTGTTCAGATAGCGGAATTGAATCAAAACGCAAAGAAACTGAAATCAGAAATCAGCAAACGGGGAGAGGACTGGCACAAGGAAATAGACACTATTATTAACAAAATGCAGTCCGATGTTAATGAAGTTGAATCAAAACAATTGACTGTTTTAAATGAACTCAGAGatgaaataaatgatacaaTGTCTGATATTACAAAGAACATTGCTGATCTAAAGAAGATACTTGATTCCAATGACGTCTACAGGAACTCTGAGTACAAGTCCAATattgcaaaattcaaaacacaatCTACTACATCTAAACGAAATGTTTCTTTACCAATTTTTACGTTTCAGATGATTAACACAGAcgaactatttaaaaaattcggTTCTCTCTTGGCACCTTCCAAAATGGAGTCGATCATTCCAGCTGAGATTTCTGCCTTAGACCGACCCCTGTTGGATGTACCCAAGATCATTACAACTATTGACACTAGGAGTACAACTATTCGATTGCAATATGTGGCTTGCCTTAATGACGAAGCAATTTGGACCAAATGGGATTTTAACAGCATCGATCTCTACGATCGCAATGGCAAGCTCCTGAGGTCAATCCAAACCAAATCAGGATACACACCAGTAGATATAGCAGTGACAAAGAGTGGAAGTCTTGTTTATACTGATGTGTTTCGCCATACAGTAAACATAGAAAGACGTTCACAGATCGAGGATTTAATCAGAATAAGTGGGAAACCCCTCAGtatctgtagtacctcctctgaaGACTTACTAGTTATGGTGAAAGATTGGACGaataaaacaaaagttgtgcgttactcAGGTTCCACAATAAAACAAAGCAttcaatttgataataaaaaccaACCTCTTTATTCATCTGGTGAGATTCAAAACATATGCGAGAATAAAAACCTAGACATATGCGTGGCTGACTGGGGAGGATgcgcagtagtggtggtcaatctgGATGGGAATTTCAGATTTCGATATAATTGTTTCACCTCAACTACAAACAAACCATTTAAACCTTATGGCATCGTCACAGACTCCCAGAGTTGCATCCTGGTTGGAGACTCTCGTGTTAGTTTTTGTATCCAGATTTTAGATAAGGACGGACAGTTTATCCGCAATATTGATTGTGGTTTACTTCATCCAatgggtttatgtgtggactcGAGAGACAATCTCTTTGTAGCTGAGGATAGAACaggaaaaataaagaaaattcaatattatacgTAA